The genomic window CCTGGTCTTCTCCGCTTCGGCCACCATCTCGTCGTAGCGGGCCAGACGCGACTTGCTCTTCGCCTGGCGAGCCTTGGCTCCGGAGCGGACCCAGGCGAGCTCGTCCTTGAGGCGCTTCTGAAGTTTCTGGTCCTTCTTGCCCGCGACCTCGAGTCGCGCAGCCTTCTGCTCCAGGTATGTGGAGTAGTTGCCCTCGTAGGCGTGCAGCCTTCCGCGGTCCACCTCACAGATCCACTGCGCAACGTGATCGAGGAAGTACCTGTCGTGGGTCACGGCGAGAATCGCACCAGCGTAGGCCGCGAGGTGCTGCTCGAGCCACAACACCGACTCGGCGTCCAGGTGGTTGGTCGGTTCGTCGAGAAGCAGCAGGTCCGGCTTACTGAGCAGCAGCTTGCACAACGCGACACGGCGCTTCTCACCACCGGAGAGGTTGGTGACACCGGACTCGGGCGGCGGGCAACGCAGCGCGTCCATGGCCTGCTCGAGCTGAGAATCGACCTCCCACGCGTCGGCGTGGTCGAGCTTCTCCTGCAGCTCACCCATCTCTTCCATGAGCTCGTCCGAGTAATCGGTAGCCATGAGCTCCGCGATCTCGTTGTAGCGCTTGAGCTGCACCATTGTCTCGCCGAGGCCGTCTTCGACGTTCTCACGAACTGTTTTGGTTTCGTCGAGGATCGGTTCCTGCATGAGGATGCCGACCGATGCACCCGGGGCGAGGAACGCCTCACCGTTTCCGGGCTGGTCGATCCCGGCCATGATCTTCAGGATGCTGGACTTGCCGGCGCCGTTGGGACCGACGACGCCGATCTTCGCTCCTGGGTAGAAGCTCATCGTGACGTCGTCGAGGATGACCTTGTCGCCGTGCGCCTTGCGCACCTTCTTCATGGTGTAGATGAATTCCGCCATGTGGGCCAGCTTATCGGTCCACAGCGCCTCCGACACTATCGCCTGATCGGCTCCACTTTCATCCGGGCCCGAATCGACCATTGACGCGGGCCCGGACTACGAAGGTGATCGCCTGGGCACCTAGGCGCCCACACCCACTGGCTCTTGCGATTCCGACGTGGATTCGGGCTCATCGAATCCGGTTGCGCTGCCGGATTCAACGTAGGAGTCATCGGACTCGTCCTCCTCCCGGCCTTCGTCCTGCGTCGACGCGTACACCGGCTTGGCGCGCTCGACCTTGACGATGCAGCGTGCGAGATCGGGACCGATCGCGCTGGCGGTCATCTCGAGAGCAGATCGTTCCACGCCTTCTCTCGTGGTGTACTCGTTTGTTCTGAGCTGCCCGTAGGCGATGACGGGATCACCCTTCATCAACGACCCGCCGACGCCTTTGACCAACCTGCGCCAGGCGGTGACCGTCAGAAACAGGGTGCCGCCGTCGGTCCACTCGCCACTCGTGCGATCTTGTCGTCGCGCGTTGCTTGCCATTCGAAAGCTCAGTACCTCGTCACCGGATGCGGTCACTCGCTTGACCGGATTGGTGATGACCGTCCCCACCACTGCACATTGCGCCTCGTACATGAACTGCCCCCTCGGCTGTCGATTTCGATCGGGTGGCACCCGACTCGTATCCACTGTGCCGTGGAAACGCCACCGAAAACGGGCGGAAACGCAATCTGTGGATAAAGCCGACACCTGTGTACAACCCACTGCCGGAAGCGTTGTCGACGAAAAACTCGTCGGTGCGTCGTGCTAGGACCTAAACGGCCTCGTCGATGTACTCGGAACCGAGCAGCGCAGGCTCCGCAGTCCCTGAGGTCAGATTGGCGAGAACACCGAACACGACCTCGGCGTCGGGCACCGCGAGCGTCAACACCGCGCGAGCCCGGTAGTCGACCGACACGACCGTGATTCCGCGCCCGCGGAGCTCGGACTCGATTCGTCCGACGTCGGCGTGATCGAGCTCGACTCCGATCAGGTCACGCTGGACTCTCCGGTTCAATCGTGCATCCGCCAGCGCCTCGGCCACCGCACCGGAATAGGCGCGGGTCAGCCCGCCGGTGCCGAGCTTGGTGCCACCGAAGAATCTGGTGACGACAGCGACGACGTTGGTCAGGTTGTGGCCGGTCAGGACTTCGAGCATCGGGTTCCCCGCAGTTCCGCTCGGTTCACCGTCGTCACTGCTGCGTGCGATTCTCGTTCCAGGAACGTCGCCGACGAGGAACGCGGAACAATGATGTCCTGCTGCACTGTTCGCCTTCCTGGCGTCCGCGACGACAGTTCGTGCAGCTC from Rhodococcus sp. P1Y includes these protein-coding regions:
- a CDS encoding IMPACT family protein, encoding MYYTLVDSVRAEIDIKKSRFVAVVARADSSGAARTVVADARKANSAAGHHCSAFLVGDVPGTRIARSSDDGEPSGTAGNPMLEVLTGHNLTNVVAVVTRFFGGTKLGTGGLTRAYSGAVAEALADARLNRRVQRDLIGVELDHADVGRIESELRGRGITVVSVDYRARAVLTLAVPDAEVVFGVLANLTSGTAEPALLGSEYIDEAV
- the ssb gene encoding single-stranded DNA-binding protein, with amino-acid sequence MYEAQCAVVGTVITNPVKRVTASGDEVLSFRMASNARRQDRTSGEWTDGGTLFLTVTAWRRLVKGVGGSLMKGDPVIAYGQLRTNEYTTREGVERSALEMTASAIGPDLARCIVKVERAKPVYASTQDEGREEDESDDSYVESGSATGFDEPESTSESQEPVGVGA
- the ettA gene encoding energy-dependent translational throttle protein EttA translates to MAEFIYTMKKVRKAHGDKVILDDVTMSFYPGAKIGVVGPNGAGKSSILKIMAGIDQPGNGEAFLAPGASVGILMQEPILDETKTVRENVEDGLGETMVQLKRYNEIAELMATDYSDELMEEMGELQEKLDHADAWEVDSQLEQAMDALRCPPPESGVTNLSGGEKRRVALCKLLLSKPDLLLLDEPTNHLDAESVLWLEQHLAAYAGAILAVTHDRYFLDHVAQWICEVDRGRLHAYEGNYSTYLEQKAARLEVAGKKDQKLQKRLKDELAWVRSGAKARQAKSKSRLARYDEMVAEAEKTRKLDFDEIQIPNPPRLGDVVVEVKSLDKGFDGRVLIKDLSFTLPRNGIVGVIGPNGVGKTTLFKTIVGLEEPDGGEVTVGQTVKLSYVDQNRSGIDSKKTVWETVSEGLDFITVGTSEFPSRAYISSFGFKGHDQQKPAGVLSGGERNRLNLAMTLKQGGNLILLDEPTNDLDVETLGSLENALEEFPGCAVVISHDRWFLDRTCTHILAWEGGFGDNEAAWYWYEGNFEGYEANKVERLGPDAARPHRVTHRKLTRD